attggaatgtatgctcaatagaaattttttgcccgcacaacaatataataatatcacaaaaatcaaaaggcaaaatactgaaaaaatgacaattctgtgggtatcagtggctggataaagaaatgaataaaattaagctaagctaaatcaaaatattaaaaagtaaaaaagcCAGAAAGAAATTGCAGGAATTTCTGATAAGACTAACCCTTCCCcagtacattttatttcttattttccaCATGGTCTTATTCTTATCACAGATATATTTTGAATCTCGACAATGTTCAAAATTCACTACAGGAAAACAAAAATCAgtttgtccatatatggtttTCATATTTTGTAGTTACCACCATACTCTTTTTCTATGTGCAAATGAGTGCATATTaggtaataaaatattgattccTTAATTCCATTtcacacagctatttgttttcAGCTCCGTACTACTTTGGATTTACTAACACCCGTTTACAAGCATTCTGCAAGGAGAACTTGGAGATGAACATCTCAGAACTAAATGTCGTTCAGATATTGGAAGCTGCTGATAAAATTGCAGCAAAAGATATGAAAGATCATGCACTAAAACTCATTGTTAGAAACTTTACAAAGGTAAACTGCATTTCAGATAATTTCAGTCCCACTTGAGAACAACTTGGTCCATTTTTTCTAAGTATTAGGTATTAATTTCTATCCACTGAAACTTTTTTCTCctgaaacaattttttttaaataattctgAATGCACTCTAAAATGAAAGCTAATTGTTTGGTTCCATTCCTGCCCCCTTGAAGCTGTTATAGCTTTAAGGTGAGATACTAAGAAATAAtaagtattttacttaagtGATATTTACTTAGAAAGCAGAATCTTTAAAATGAACATGTATTTTAGCCTAAGAGTGTAAATACAACCAATGGTTATTTTTACCCACTAATCCATATTTAGAACTTACTTCTAATATGTCCAGTGTACTACGTATGTTAGGACAGGTACGGTGTGTGAAATGAATTTTATGAAACTTGTTATTTTAGGTTGCCAAGTCTCCCCGAATGAAGGATCTTAACCGAGCACTACTACTTGATATCATCGACTCATTAGCTAAGCACATGGACATGATCAAACAAAGTAAAAAGAGTGGTCATGATGGCTTTGGATGGGACTGCGGACGAAGTGACCGCTATGGCAGCTTTCAAGACTACTGACCACTAAGGAGGCTTCTAGAACTGTGGAAAATTGCAACTGAGTGGTCTTGATTTGAACGATTGACCATTACTGTATTTAGCACTACTGTCTGTCCACAGTATTGTTTCAGTTTTAATTATGGTGCTTACGACTATAAATGACCACAGTATTGTTTGTGTTCATTGTTATCTTGGCTGGGCAATCATTGCTTGCCCACTATACATACATTCTAGAAGCATGTCATTGTGGTCTTCAATGTGCTTGTCCACTCTGTAGAACTACATATCACAGAACATTAATGTCAATATGTCAGTAAATGAAACAGTGGGCAATATGACTATATACCATGGAAGGTACCTACTATACAGAGATTCAGGTCACTATAGGGCAATCTCAATTGTTATACTTGCCCACTAATACTTTTTAGTAGTACTTTTTGGAGTGGTTATTATGGCCTAGACAGTTGCCAACTAGTGTTTCTAGTAATTGTGTTGGCCTCATTTGGAACAGTGTGGACAAACATACCCACTAAAAATGTGTAGAACATCAGTAGAGATCATCATCATTTTATACATACTGGAAGTAGAGAGATTCAATGCCAGTTACACTGTAGACAGCTGACCATTCAGCGGATAAAAGGTTCAGATAGCCTGTGTGTTACTTGGACAGTAGATTATCTGACCAATAAACAACATGGAACCATTTTTATATGACAACATATCTACTCTTTCAccagtataataatattgtctTGACTTGATTGGTTCTTTATACAATTCTCAAACTTACTAGTGTAACCCTCCCCCCAGTGTTTCATTCATATCatatatgtcattttaatttgtaaatattttgtaatatttaatttcattgctTATCAAAATTTGACAATTTAGCAATTTTATTTTCGCTATAGCCGTGcaatattattcaattttaattttgttgttgtaaatttttaactgtttaaataaacaattacgTCAACTCAACTGATTTTAGAATAAATCAGTGTAAAGGCAAAGCAACAAAATGTTTGGTTGAATGAAAAAGCATTCCAATtgctaatttatttttatgtgataATGTCAgccaaatacagtaaaaataaagACTGTACTGTACACAACTTTATTTCTATGTATCTGTGTGTCATTCTACTTTATTTTCAAGCAATGATACTGTTGCAGCTTTTGGGAAAGATTACCAGTATTATTGCTTGATTGAATACACAAAAAATGCAATAgataaaagtaaattaaaatgtttagggCTTCATTCCACCCatttaaaaatcctggatccaccactgcATTTGCATAAGACTAATTGCTAAAGTCAGAACAACATAATCTTATTTTTATCGACATTATTACTTCAAACCAAGTCAAATTATAACCGCCTTTGAAGCCAAAACAGGTGTTATTCACATCAACGTACAAATGCTGTTTCTTTAAACAATGCTGTTTTGTTTCTACATGGCGATTCCAGCTCACGGGAGGTATGAcatgccatgtgtgccaaaatcttGAAAAAGGTGTGAAAAATAACAGTGTACAGAAAccttatttatataactattttattacaaatattcaCATTTAACATCTCCTAAGTTTGGTCTCTttgataaatttaaaacattaataaaatattgcaatTTCTTCAGCCAATGACATTTCAGTGTATACATTATAGCGTTCTTGGAAAGCTATCCTAAATCAGTAGTTTATCcttttttatgttattgttagtaTTCTGGTCAACGATTCTATTTTGGTCtttaaataagaaatatatgaataaatatgtatagtgtataagtccaaaggcaaattactgaaaaaatgacaatgctgtgggtatcagtggctggatctcaatagagatgcaaaaagcaaaaagctaaatcaaaaagtaaaacagccaaaaAAATTAGAAGAGCTttcaacactagcccttcatcagtgcaagtgaaggaatttggataacgtcatagcatatacagtatatgtgcCAAATTATTGTATCTTTTTGCCAACTGAATCACCATCTAAACCTGCATGTGTAAAACAATTAATGCATATTAtaagcatacagtattataatgttAGTAAAGTTAGGCCTGCGGTCAGTGGCGTAAGGGCTACGAGTTCCAATTGAACCTCTCCCAGCATTGGACGGCCCCTTAAGAGTGCTAAACTAAGGGCCTTTGCCCACTGtgttaattatacagtacagtacaaaaatATATCTTATAACCAACTATTAAATTTCTTGGTGTCCAgaacattacatttttactaTTAGCTAGATAAACTATCTTGCATaaactatattttgtattataaattatattatttcctgatgttttgatcaatatactttgattggctaatagttatattattttattatatgaaTCAAATGACAATGCCCAGGCCTTAAGCTGAGGTGTAAAACAGTTAATGAACAGCACACACTAGGGTGTGGTTTTCAAAAAGGGCATAATTCACCAGCCTAGCAACGCAGACAATTCTAAAATACCTATACCTCCTATCCTATGTTGTCCAAttgtaaagctctatctacactatcaaactataatgtgatgtgccaaaatggTAGCGATATGGCATCATGTGTccatacatcacattttttgtccaTAACATTAGATAGTATAGACAGAACTTTATAGTAAatctaatattatataatattttaaatacccATATCACTATTTATTTCTACAATATCCAACTTTATGCGACgcaaaatgtgatgttcccatattatatggacacaatgacatcatatcactgccatatttgggcacataacgttagtttaatagtgtagacagagttttaaacAATCAAATCACCATTCTACTGTAAACCATATTaccataatattaaattattttattttacggCGTAAATAATCAACATCGTTTTCAGTCAGGGACATTGCTCGACTTGTTCACAAGGATTCGAACCTCTGCTGCTGCCATTTTAGAACCATAATGACCCGCCCAGAACTGCGAGTCTTTTCCTCGGTGTACAAAACGAATGAAGCGTACTCCGTTTCCATAGTTTTTGAATGTATAATTTGccttgaaggaaaaaaaaaaacaaacatattataATATGGAACTACACATTCTAGAAGACATATTTTAATGACCTTTATAAACACaaataagtatatacagtaactTGAATAAATGCAGTAGTTTACCTGTTTCCATTCGTTGTCCGACCACTGTGGAATAAGATCAGATTTGAAGAGGTATTCTTTAATTGGTTCCTTTTCAAACTCTCCTAAAAGTTGCACTTTTAATTCATAGTAACATCCACAATCAAACCGCTCAGTATACctagtacaataaaaacaattattttgaatGACTCCACTGAACTTTCGAGTTAAAATAACGATTGTGAGGCATTTGATAAATAGGcaaaactgccttaaaatgtctttacatattctcatcatcagaacagaaaacaacgcctagagtACTTTATATACCAATATAGGACAGGTTATATGCAAATAAGgaagtaaaattatttttgcagAAACCACTCAGTTCAGGCAAAATGGGCGTGACAAGGTcacacctaaaggtaagtcacatttttggacacatgggtgcgtcatggtattcataaggtatgatGCACATCGGAACAAATGATGCACCACTCCcaggggtcgtatagtgggtaatacaattgacaagtgcattaccaTTCTGATACATATATCTCGGGTTGTAACTCATCAATCAGTTTCGGAGAGCAGCCTTCTTCTTCAAGGTCAATTATCTGCTCCATCTCCCCCCATCCATACGAGGTTGCAAAATTAGCTGTACAGTCATTGACAACTTTTAATAACTCATCTGGTTTATCTTTGGCACCAACTGATGTTTTTTCTACTCTCACTCCATTGCCACCGTTACTATTGATTTTCCATTTATGCTTAAGTCCATCTGTAGTGTAAAGAAATTATGTTCTATTatcaattatcaatattattaaattgcTATGTTACAGGGGGTACAAAAGATTGCCACCACAGCCCGCAAGATTATGGATAGATAACTGGGTAATTTCATGCACGCCATTCGTTCAGGTGTACAAAATTCCCAGGGCGACATAGGTTTAGCACCTCTTAAGTCTTATTTCGATTTAAAatctaataataggcctaaatggTTTACTATTGCGGTCCGCCCAAAGTTTTTGTGGAAACCATTTGCGATCCAACTTTTGAGGTTTGGttcatgaaaatattaatatttcagtttaaatttgTTCGGCATCTACTAGAGCCTACtagaggcctaggccctaggcctattatacaaATATCTTGTGCAGTTATCTATCTTGCACAGCTAGCTACAATCATTAGCCTACACGTGATAATATTTACGATATTATTCATGACAaagatttattaaatatataggccctaatactttaataataggcctagcctaggctaggcttatAGTTGGcgcttattattatttattaataatgttacCTGCGCCGCTTGGGTTGTGAATCAAATTTCTTGAGTACggtttcaaataatataaagtCCTCCAGCTGACATGATCTATAGGCAAATACGATGCTGTTACTTCAGATAAAATGGGGCAATCTTTAAAGCATTTCTCCTTCCAGAAGGTGGCCGACGATACTATATTCAACCACCGATGACAAACTAAAATACAGTTTTTGAGGTATTTATCAGGaattaaagacaaaataaaggACAACATCTCATCTGGTAGattatttatttcagttttttCGATAACGATTTCCTTAAGGCCTAAGCCAAGCACAGGTTTTTGCGGAGAATTCATAACGAGGTAGActtagcctctaggcctaggctctgCTAATAGGGACACATCAGCAAATTCTGATAGGCGATAAGGCCAAACTGCCGGCCTCCTCCTCTGCTGCTGGCGCCCGTGTTACTACTGGATGATGACGAAAGTGTAGGTACTGTAGAGGGCgtaataacaaaaacaagataCAATTTCTTCACACATAACATTCAATTCAATCACACACGTCACGCAGACCCTACATAGGCTGgtgaggcctaggcctaggactTATTAGgttagtactactaggcctagcctacattAAAtaatagcctagctaggcctaggctcatCCCTTAAGCTAGTAGTAGGTATGGCCTAGTTAGTTACCCCTAGCTAGTAATAGGCCCAGCCTCTTATTTCTCTTTTATTTAGTTTAGGCTAGCTAGGGGCCTAGCTAGCCAGGCCAGccaggcctactagctaggctagtgcAGTGGgctagataggcctaggcctagctagtagtggGCTAAGCCTAATAGTACTAATATATTACCTCCTCCTCCTGCAGCAAACTACTGACTGGGCACAACTTGCACCTCACTCAGTAGTCAACTCTGATCGGGTGCTAACTCAATTAGTAATACGTTGTAATGCAGTTTATTTCACTATGCAAAAAACgaatagcctagctaggctaaataAAGACCTTTCTATGGAAATGGTGTTGAATTGGACCTTAACTCAAgtcaacaaattaattattaaggcCTGTGCTGTCGGATTCACATCAATAGATGGCAGTCATCTATCTACTGTGGTGTGTCGACACGCTTTGTTTCTTCTATTCAGTATTACAATTTCCTGCCTGCACTGTGAAACTACAGTAAAATAGGTCAGGGAAAGACATTCCTATTTCTAAAACTTTTTGCCATTCGCTATTGAGAAAAGGGTGTGCAGAAAGATGCAGTTGGGTCATCTCGACTGCTTCTCGGTTGCAGGCAAATTGCCATATGATGCTTGGGTGAAAAAAACCTGCATGAGGAGACATTGTAGCATCTCAGACAGGAGAGCTGGGTCTGTGTTATGTCTTTCTTTGAATGTACCCCGAGCCCCACCTTAAAATCAATTTGTCTCGCCAAAGACGATGTAGTTTGTCTATCGGATATGAGAGAAGGAGTGCAGTAACTACACTCTTAGCAAGATTTACTGATTTGGTCTTGGCTGGTGTGTTGCATGAGGGCCTAGATGAAAATGCTTGGTCAAATATTCTTGCTTTTGGATCACAACCTTGTCCCCTGCTTCCCTGTAATCATTAGCAGGGTTCATGAGAGACTGGTGAATGGAGCATTTCCCTGCATATTATATTTCTACCCAGCTGCCCAGGTTCTGTGATTGGTGGTGTAACACTAGTGTTGGATCAAGTAGGTATCTCTTGGATATCCTGACTTGATGGAGGGGGAATGTCCTGATATGCCAGCATTGCCGAGGTATctctatacagtacagtacaaggATGAATCATAGGTGTTTAACTCTCCCTGGATTGTACGATAATGTATTGGCAGGTTTTATCACCATACACTGATTGTTGGTAATTAGCGTCGGTGTGTGAATGAGTGGTGAATCGGACAGTGTACCAGATAGTCTGGTGTCATAAATGCTTTGTTCTCCTGATAGGCCCCTGGTTCAGCTTCAGAGTGTAGAGAAGGTAATCTTGACTCCTATCCTAAACCTCGACTGATGGGTGATCCAAAGTTGCAACTGACTTGATATTTAGCAACCTGCACAGTACACATTAATAGATACAGTATAATAGTGTGTCTAGTTAGTAGTCTTTTGAGTGATGTACATGACCTGGGGTCACGAGGTGTTGACCTATACTAGAGGAGCATTTCACtatagttttaattttatatctttTAGGAGCTTGAAACATGGCTTCTGTGACTGTTTCAAATATAAAGCAACTCTTGAGTGAAGAGGTTGCTGCAGCTACCAAAAAGGTGAGTTTGTACCAATGGATATCCTATTATAAAACGAATGTAatctataatttgttttttgacTATTCTAAATTTCATTAGAACTTAAACAGATAAAACatgatttgatttgttttattgcaGCTTCAGAGGGATCACATTGGGACGGACAGTGCAATTAGAAGGTGCGTAAGCTGCCAATTTCCCATTTTTACAATGCTACTTTGCAAGACCACTTGGAGGACCATTGATACTATTAAAACTGTTTCATACAACAACTTCCATACAGTACATGTGGTACCACTTCCTCTGCAGACAACCACTCCTGAAAATTCTAAAAGATGCACTTGGTTCTTTTTCTTGCACACAAGTCAGATAAGATACACTAGACTTCCAGTTtttagtccttatctgagaagacttgttctgcCACCTGAAATATGATCGAGAAGAGGCTTGTTGGCCGATATTATGGCTACAACAGTTTACGGTGGCCCTATTTTAGCTTGGCCACTCGACTTGTGAAAAATTGTCAGTGTCAAATGGGTGTATGATATTTGATATTGATGAATTATATTGCAGGTTActttacaaatattataattttctattattgtcataaaaattaaattagggACATTTGAAACTCATAAAACCATGACATTCTGAATCTGTGTGATTTTCATTTAATCCTACTCTCAGCATAACTTAGTAATCACTTTTTCTTGATTTACAGTGGTGACACAGCTAATCGAATATGTAATGTGCTGGAAGCCATATTTCTCCATGAACTTAAGGAGTCATATGAAGTAAAGGTAAATGACTGATTTCTGTTTGAATATTCCACTGTTTGTGCTCCCCTTTTGGAAAATTCAAaatatctacactatcaaactttatgtgacaaaaaaatgtgatggggCCCAtgtatgggcatgatgatgtcatgtcactaccatacttgggcacatcacacaaactagtgtgatagtgtagacagagcttaagttacAATTTGACATAGCAGCTGATTCCCACACACAAGTTTATTATTTCTTGTACCTCTTTAGGCGTTCTGGCCATTTGTGATCAAGTTTACTCATCGTGATGTCTGTAGACAGATAGAGGGTTTGTCACAAATCACTACTGAGGTTGGCAGATGTAGGGTATgtatttgattgaataaattatGTGCAATACTGTTGCATAAATGGGTTGAATAAGTGCTTCAGTTTATTGAGTGTCCAAGTTGAATTAACAATACAGTAAAATAGAGGACTTTGTTAAAAAATGACTTTGTTATTAAAGGGATTTGTTAAAAAAGTACCTCCATCTAAAAAGTGTTTAGTGCAGTGGTATAACACAGGGAGCAAAGACCTGGTTTAGCCCTCCTAAGGTGCTCTGCAAGGCTAGGTAGTTGCATGGCTCATAGTCTGGGCCCCTTATGCTCTGGATCCGCTTAAGCTCTTGGATGCTTGGATTTAGCCAGTAAGCGCTCATAGCAATTATGCCAAAATATAATATtgcacctaaataaattcctgttaTTTGATTAGATTGGAAATATAatctttcatcattcacctcatgcaattatttgtaccattacactcataataaacattcattatttatataatattgtaacatttataatatagGCATGGATTCGACTTGCATTAAATGACTGTCTGTTTGAGAGCTACATAGATGCTATGCTGAGAGATACCAAAGCCGTCAAACAATTTTACAAAAGAACTGCTTACATCCGAGATGTAGAACATCCAGaaattttgagaaaatgtgtacAAGGTATTTAATATCgtaatgttaatgttaatacaTGACTGCAGTAAAGTCTATTGGAGGAAAATGCCAAAACATGTATTATTTTTGATACCATTTACAAAGAAGCACAAGCACAGACAAAAACATTTGGTACCATGAAGACATAACCCTCTTAATCTCAAGAAGGCCCATTTACACCAAGACAATAACGAtgataaatatatgtttttccTACAGAAAGCAAATAAAATCCAAAAGGTTTTCATCTTACAACATGTGATAACCATTTAAATTGTCtttgaagaaaataattattttatatgtccAATTAAATGACATCATGGTTTAGTAAAAGAGCAGTAATATTGTGCTGATAaacgattttattgttattattgatcATCATTTCATTTGACATTAAAAACTTTTCTAATTTCTTCTGTTTTATGTAAGATTAACTTATCATCGATCACTATCATCCTAGTATAATTTGGCCTTAAATgtttatcctatagttctagaatgaaaacttCTTTGTTAGAAAGATGCATGTTTATCATATTTATCTTTATCGTCATCCTAGGGTGTGTAGCCTTAACTGTCAGGCATTACAGGACATTTTGTTCTTGTTTTCCAGGTCTTAGCAACTTTTACTTCCAGCTTTCTTTAAACTCTTCAGTCATCAACATGTGGGGATCATCACCCAAAATGCTAACTGGACGATGGCAGCCACCGATAGAAATACAACAGACAAGCAGCCCAACATGTAGGTTTTATTCATAGATACGTCTAGACCATCAATTACCTCATGATGTTTTATCCATACCTAGACAGTCAACTAGGTGATACTGAAGTGATGTGAAGAACTTCTCAAAATGGCCACCGTATATCGTgtcaacaaatattaattattacataaaaataataaaaatactagaatttaattcgtcactttgacgaattataggtgatcatttttatcattttattgacattaacattttttaaacatgcacgtacgttaacatgcGATCTTAAAAAactgatgtacgccatcctatgaaatgatgcatatacacttatagtgctgatttgtacctattatgtgtcatatacaatatgtacagtatatactgtatatctatatacagtgtagcaaaggtgaaattacgggacccacatcatgttctatttttttggtatgattgaattatcaaaataaactcgaagatgacaatttcgaaagataattaattgagcaaataaatataaggattggaagagaatttgacacgtagaagcgcaatgcgcgctctttgaaatttgtataacttcgactaaagaaatttaaaaacaacgttttaacttcaactaGCCATTATGATAatatcacaacatccgataggcctaattgttatatgaattcatatctacatttcatcagctttcataataaattataatcatcaaggttACATTTAATTcggaagagctgtaagatattcaaatgtatggtgtaggtgaaattacacgacctacgttattcaagtttttacgcgtgatgacgtcatcaaaatgaaaatgttgacaactcatgagaaagataattaaatgaacaatcATATACAAAAAATTTAGCGAAAATCGGGCACAAAATAACCGAGATGCGCTCAGTTGAATGTGATAATctatgacaaaagagaaaaaaacctaatttttaaattcgaGTGGCCATTTGGTGACCTCGCAACATTTTGTACGTCAAAAGTGTACATGAATTTATATCTAGAACTCAATGGCTTcaagaataattaaaaaaaattgggggtcatcgtgcattctgaagaatgattttcattttaaaaatgccttattttcCATCACTTTCAGCACATTTATGCAATTAATGTgcacattttgtcatttttaacatgctcgtatagcgttattttaagtcggaacggactcaaatttggtgattGTACTAAGGGTGGTAAGTAGAATGTGATTTCTACAAAAAATTCGTATTTTTACACTTTTTAAGAATCGCGCGCGCAAAAAcgcatttttgcgcagtaattttttgaaacacgcaaatggcctaattcatgctctaaattgatcaaaacttaattttgagctttttaaatttttaacgcgcgatttcacgcgcatgaccctacgtgcacgtgcgtttttatttgctaatatttttacccttgacctgaagtttatgtatagtgaatttcattaatatgtgataatgaattatggagatatgattgataatgtgatttcacaaaatggcgtatacgtgacgtcacggatgagtgatcacgctgaaaagcttattaggactaagttacagtatttgaaagacattgtgaaattttggtaatcattgacattaaacttttttagatatttgttacacaaaatagtgcccagaaacaataataacaactagacatgtaactcgtcactttgacgagtttggttatccgccgcgcaagtggtgtaacattaacattaaggagataggttgaggacaaaaggaagtgttcacgttggcattatgacctgaactgaagaatatgatatgttgttattgctgaattttattctttaaattcatatatagtatacacagtataatctgtatccatatcacatacagtgacatgcagtgtagaataggtgaaattacgggacccgctatttattgcaatttttaacatgttgacggttttaaaatgaaacgcgaaggtagcaattccgaaaggaaattatctcagcaacaacgtattagcgtttagaagaaatttgaatacgtgaaatattgatgcgcgctcttttaaatgtaatgaattatgacgcaaaagatgaaaatacgaccttttttatttaactggccatatgatgacgtcacaacatccgatgggcaacatttttacataatttcgtatctacaatccaatagcttccagaaaaagttttaatcgtgattatcacattttattcttacgagctataacagattaaaatttactgtaaagatgaaattgatgcctcacgtgatttaaatttttaggcatgatgacgtcaaaaaaattaaaatatttttaactcatgcgaaagatagttgattgacctagacaatatcaaaatcggggtgaaaatggaaaacaaataagtggagatgcgctctattcaatgtga
This is a stretch of genomic DNA from Antedon mediterranea chromosome 3, ecAntMedi1.1, whole genome shotgun sequence. It encodes these proteins:
- the LOC140045093 gene encoding F-box only protein 6-like, producing MNSPQKPVLGLGLKEIVIEKTEINNLPDEMLSFILSLIPDKYLKNCILVCHRWLNIVSSATFWKEKCFKDCPILSEVTASYLPIDHVSWRTLYYLKPYSRNLIHNPSGADGLKHKWKINSNGGNGVRVEKTSVGAKDKPDELLKVVNDCTANFATSYGWGEMEQIIDLEEEGCSPKLIDELQPEIYVSEWYTERFDCGCYYELKVQLLGEFEKEPIKEYLFKSDLIPQWSDNEWKQANYTFKNYGNGVRFIRFVHRGKDSQFWAGHYGSKMAAAEVRILVNKSSNVPD